A section of the Candidatus Methanomethylicota archaeon genome encodes:
- a CDS encoding NADH-quinone oxidoreductase subunit H: MAMDLAFTLIRIFIFPGLLFLSILAFLFEWIDRKAYARFQNRIGPLYAGPSGILQPIADFIKLMGKEDITPRYVDALIFNNAPIFAVAIPFLASLYLPLDGTPILTSFEGDIVLLLTLMTLYTIIAFIAGWASTNRFSTVGAARAVLQFLAYEIPMFISVASVAVYVGSTSLTYISMNQPVPMILLQPLGFIVFVISMQAELERIPFDIPEAESEIVAGWLTEYCGPKLAFLRFAEDLKLVFCSGLATALFLAGGSGPILPPLVWFVLKMIFVVLLSSYIRSLFARFRIDQMVSGCWKYLIPLSILQLILTRFVGVGLRWL; this comes from the coding sequence ATGGCTATGGATTTGGCTTTCACATTGATTAGGATATTCATATTCCCCGGTCTGCTATTCCTCTCCATACTTGCATTCCTATTTGAGTGGATTGATAGGAAGGCTTATGCTAGGTTTCAGAATAGGATAGGCCCATTGTATGCTGGTCCAAGTGGAATATTGCAGCCAATAGCGGACTTCATTAAGCTTATGGGTAAGGAGGATATAACGCCCAGATATGTTGATGCCCTAATATTCAATAATGCACCAATATTTGCAGTGGCAATTCCATTCTTAGCTTCTCTATACCTACCATTGGACGGGACTCCAATCTTAACATCCTTTGAGGGGGATATAGTTCTACTATTAACTTTAATGACCCTATACACGATCATAGCTTTCATTGCAGGTTGGGCTTCCACGAATAGGTTTAGCACTGTTGGTGCTGCTAGGGCTGTTCTTCAATTCCTAGCTTATGAGATTCCAATGTTTATTTCAGTGGCTTCCGTTGCCGTTTATGTTGGTTCAACATCTTTAACCTACATATCCATGAATCAACCAGTACCCATGATTCTTCTTCAACCATTAGGCTTCATAGTCTTTGTAATTTCTATGCAAGCTGAACTTGAGAGGATACCCTTCGATATACCTGAAGCTGAGAGTGAGATTGTGGCTGGATGGCTCACTGAGTATTGTGGTCCTAAACTTGCATTCCTACGTTTCGCTGAGGATTTGAAGCTTGTATTCTGTTCTGGTTTAGCCACAGCACTATTCCTTGCTGGTGGTAGCGGCCCAATACTGCCTCCATTGGTATGGTTTGTGTTGAAGATGATATTCGTAGTGTTATTGAGCTCTTATATTAGATCTCTATTTGCTAGGTTTAGGATAGATCAAATGGTTTCAGGTTGCTGGAAGTATCTAATACCATTATCAATTCTACAATTAATTCTAACTAGATTTGTGGGGGTTGGTTTGAGATGGCTATGA